In a single window of the Nocardioides massiliensis genome:
- a CDS encoding precorrin-2 C(20)-methyltransferase, whose protein sequence is MSTGRFYGVGVGPGDPELITLKAARLIAAADVVAYHAAAGKSSNARRIAADLVPTGVIEEELTYPVTTGTTDHPGGYEGALADFYQQAAARLAAHLDAGRDVVLLAEGDPLFYGSYMYMHDRLSATYPTEIVAGVPAFLAATATTASPLVRQTDVLTVLPGTLPEPELARRLADTDGAVIMKLGRTFPAVRRALVAAGRLEHALYVERASMPEEHWRPVAEVDEGRVPYFSLVVVPGDTLHGPRSRDGSAAPARPGRADETTRGAELLVVGLGPGPEEWLTPEATSALAEVDHVVGYAPYVARVPQRAGLTRHASGNTVEVDRARHALDLARRGDRVAVVSGGDAGVFGMAAAVFEAAEDAVYDGVAIRVLPGVSAVQAVAARAGAPIGADFAVLSLSDRLKPWSVVERRLRAIAEADLVLAIYNPASRSRTEQVGIARSVLLEHRRPETVVVVGRDVGRAEESLTLTTLGELDPASIDMKCLLIVGSSSTRVSPAGVWTPRYVR, encoded by the coding sequence ATGAGCACCGGCCGGTTCTACGGCGTCGGAGTCGGTCCGGGCGACCCGGAGTTGATCACCCTGAAGGCGGCACGCCTGATTGCAGCCGCCGACGTGGTGGCTTACCACGCAGCCGCCGGTAAATCCTCCAACGCCCGTCGCATCGCCGCTGATCTGGTGCCGACCGGCGTGATCGAGGAAGAGCTGACCTATCCGGTCACCACAGGGACGACCGACCACCCCGGTGGGTACGAGGGGGCGCTGGCCGACTTCTACCAGCAGGCAGCAGCCCGCCTGGCCGCACATCTTGACGCGGGCCGCGACGTGGTGCTGCTGGCCGAGGGCGACCCGTTGTTCTACGGCTCCTACATGTATATGCACGACCGGCTCTCGGCGACCTACCCGACCGAGATCGTCGCCGGTGTCCCGGCGTTCCTCGCCGCAACCGCCACGACGGCCTCCCCGCTCGTGCGGCAGACCGACGTCCTGACGGTGCTGCCCGGCACACTTCCCGAGCCCGAACTCGCTCGCCGGCTCGCCGACACCGATGGCGCCGTCATCATGAAGCTCGGCCGGACCTTTCCCGCCGTACGCCGCGCACTCGTCGCTGCGGGGCGGCTCGAGCACGCGCTGTACGTCGAGCGTGCCTCCATGCCGGAGGAGCACTGGCGTCCCGTGGCCGAGGTCGACGAAGGCCGAGTGCCGTACTTCTCGCTCGTCGTGGTGCCCGGCGACACCCTCCACGGTCCTCGCTCCCGCGACGGATCCGCCGCGCCCGCCCGTCCGGGACGCGCGGACGAGACGACGCGCGGAGCCGAGCTCCTCGTCGTCGGCCTGGGGCCGGGCCCCGAGGAATGGCTGACGCCCGAGGCGACATCTGCGCTGGCAGAGGTCGACCACGTCGTCGGCTACGCGCCGTACGTGGCGCGCGTGCCCCAGCGGGCCGGCCTCACGCGACATGCCTCGGGCAACACCGTGGAGGTCGACCGGGCTCGGCACGCACTGGACCTGGCCCGTCGGGGTGATCGGGTCGCGGTCGTCTCCGGGGGAGATGCCGGCGTGTTTGGAATGGCCGCCGCCGTCTTCGAGGCCGCCGAGGACGCGGTGTATGACGGGGTCGCGATCCGGGTGCTGCCGGGAGTCAGCGCCGTCCAGGCCGTCGCCGCACGAGCAGGTGCGCCGATCGGCGCCGACTTCGCGGTGCTCAGCCTCTCCGACCGGCTCAAGCCGTGGTCGGTGGTCGAGCGTCGATTGCGTGCCATCGCCGAGGCCGATCTGGTGCTGGCGATCTACAACCCCGCCTCACGCAGCCGCACCGAGCAAGTCGGCATCGCCCGCAGTGTGCTGCTCGAGCACCGCCGGCCGGAGACGGTCGTGGTGGTCGGGCGCGATGTCGGACGGGCCGAGGAGTCGTTGACGCTCACCACCCTCGGCGAGCTCGACCCCGCCTCCATCGACATGAAGTGCCTGCTGATCGTGGGCTCTTCGAGCACGCGCGTCTCGCCCGCGGGCGTCTGGACCCCGAGGTACGTGCGATGA
- a CDS encoding VWA domain-containing protein: MPTIYPFSAVVSSGEDHLGLALLLTAISPSIGGVLVRGDKGTAKSTAVRGLAEILPWIEVYDGDRYSIDPRDLGTTSPDGPFTSGQVTRPVRLVELPVGATEDRLLGSLHLEKALTAGAVEFEPGLLARAHRGVLYVDEVNLLHDHLVDLLLDAAATGTVTIERDGVSLSHAARFALIGTMNPEEGELRPQLLDRFGLTVQVSAPRDPALRVEVVRRRLAFDEDPTGFVERYADEQQDLTRRIATARDLVGSVRVSEAAMLKIAEVCAAFEVDGLRADIVTTRAAIAHAAWAGRDRVTRADIRVAALLALPHRRRRNPFDAPGLDEDLLDRILGDDELPDPPPEPDAGPPVDPADPADPADPDVEAPAPSPDGGPDSRDAGSDAPGPGTEATDDAPAEESPSDTTPQAPRTGPGTSLSAPAPAGTPYRPRLFTVDGTGEGAPGRRSRALGASGRRIGSSRGRGSLHLVETLRAAAERQAVRGTGLLDGRLRLDPSDLRTAVREGREANLLMFCVDASGSMAARRRMEQVKAAVLSLLTDAYRRRDRVAMVAFRGTSADVVLPPTGSVEVAAARLAELATGGRTPLAEGLLAASEVLRRERLRDPRVRPLLVVVTDGRATAGADAVARSRAVADHLARLAVPSVVVDCEQGPLRLGLATSLAAHLRAEHVPMAQVSADGLVDVVTGRVA, from the coding sequence GTGCCAACGATCTACCCCTTTTCTGCCGTCGTCTCGTCCGGTGAGGACCACCTCGGGCTGGCGCTGCTGTTGACGGCGATCAGCCCGTCGATCGGCGGAGTTCTCGTCCGCGGTGACAAGGGCACGGCGAAGTCGACGGCGGTGCGCGGCCTCGCGGAGATCTTGCCGTGGATCGAGGTGTACGACGGGGACCGCTACTCGATCGACCCGCGGGACCTGGGGACCACCTCGCCGGACGGGCCCTTCACCTCCGGGCAGGTGACCCGCCCGGTGCGTCTGGTCGAGCTGCCCGTCGGCGCCACCGAGGACCGGTTGCTGGGCTCGCTGCACCTGGAGAAGGCACTCACGGCAGGGGCTGTGGAGTTCGAGCCCGGTTTGCTCGCCCGTGCGCATCGCGGCGTGCTCTATGTCGATGAGGTCAATCTGCTGCACGACCACCTGGTCGACCTGCTGCTCGACGCGGCGGCGACCGGAACCGTCACCATCGAGCGTGACGGCGTCTCATTGAGTCACGCGGCCCGGTTCGCCTTGATCGGCACCATGAATCCGGAGGAGGGCGAGCTGCGCCCGCAGCTGCTCGACCGGTTCGGTCTCACCGTCCAGGTCTCTGCACCCCGTGATCCGGCCCTGCGTGTCGAGGTCGTGCGGAGGCGGCTGGCCTTCGATGAGGATCCGACGGGTTTCGTGGAGCGGTACGCCGACGAGCAGCAGGACCTCACCCGCCGAATCGCCACGGCCCGAGACCTCGTCGGCAGCGTGCGGGTGAGCGAGGCGGCGATGCTGAAGATCGCCGAAGTCTGTGCCGCTTTCGAGGTCGACGGCCTCCGTGCCGACATCGTCACCACCCGCGCAGCGATCGCCCACGCCGCCTGGGCCGGTCGCGACCGCGTCACCCGGGCCGACATCCGGGTCGCCGCGCTGCTCGCGCTTCCGCACCGTCGCCGCCGCAACCCCTTCGACGCCCCCGGCCTCGACGAGGACCTACTCGACCGGATCCTCGGTGACGACGAGCTACCCGACCCGCCACCCGAGCCGGATGCGGGCCCACCCGTCGACCCGGCCGACCCGGCAGACCCGGCCGATCCGGACGTCGAGGCGCCGGCGCCCTCGCCGGACGGGGGACCGGACTCCCGCGACGCCGGGTCCGACGCCCCGGGGCCCGGGACGGAGGCCACCGACGACGCGCCCGCCGAGGAGTCGCCCAGCGACACGACCCCCCAGGCTCCGCGTACCGGACCAGGGACATCCCTGTCGGCGCCGGCCCCGGCCGGCACGCCGTACCGACCTCGGCTGTTCACCGTCGACGGCACCGGCGAAGGCGCGCCGGGTCGCCGCAGCCGCGCTCTGGGAGCCAGTGGTCGGCGCATCGGCAGCAGCCGCGGCCGTGGCTCGCTGCACCTGGTTGAGACGCTGCGCGCGGCAGCGGAGCGGCAGGCCGTGCGGGGCACGGGTCTCCTCGACGGGCGTCTCCGTCTGGATCCCTCCGACCTGCGCACCGCAGTCCGCGAGGGTCGCGAAGCCAACCTGTTGATGTTCTGTGTCGACGCCTCGGGGTCGATGGCTGCTCGCAGGCGGATGGAGCAGGTCAAGGCTGCTGTCCTCTCCCTGCTCACCGACGCCTACCGGCGGCGGGATCGCGTGGCGATGGTGGCATTCCGCGGAACCAGTGCCGATGTGGTGCTGCCTCCGACCGGCTCGGTCGAGGTCGCAGCCGCGCGGTTGGCGGAGCTGGCCACCGGCGGTCGCACCCCTCTCGCTGAAGGTCTGTTGGCCGCCAGCGAGGTGCTGCGCCGTGAGCGGTTGCGCGACCCCCGAGTCCGGCCCCTCCTCGTCGTGGTCACCGACGGCCGGGCGACCGCAGGTGCCGACGCCGTTGCCCGCTCTCGTGCGGTGGCCGATCACCTCGCACGCCTCGCGGTCCCGTCCGTCGTCGTCGACTGCGAACAGGGACCGCTGCGGCTCGGGCTCGCGACGTCCCTCGCCGCGCACCTGCGTGCGGAGCACGTGCCCATGGCCCAGGTCAGTGCCGACGGGCTCGTCGACGTCGTGACGGGCCGGGTGGCGTGA
- a CDS encoding phosphoenolpyruvate carboxykinase (GTP), with amino-acid sequence MSDMVDVEKALDEAGLTNSYVRDYVVHWAGVTRPDRIEVVGAADDARLVEEALAAGELLPAGEGLYYSRSYHKDTARSEERTIVATNDPSDKGVYNNWKPAEEMKPKLIELMTGASEGKTMYVIPYLMSPKGAPLERFAAGVELTDNRNVVLQMIRMSRVGVEYINDLGDSFVKAVHVTGDLENLGQGTPDDKRYFVTVADERTILHFGSSYGGNALLGKIAHGLRQGAYDGWKNGFLVEQFMLLGITDKQTGKKYNICGGFPSASGKTNLAMTLAPDALGDRYHVEFYGDDIAWIWVDDSGTLRGFNPENGVFGVAKDTNEKTNPTALDSIVPGTGAIFTNVAYNEKTHEVWWEGRGEKPTDLDGWLDWKGEPIAERSAEDADAPWAHPNSRFTTTLANVPNVAEDFEDPAGVEIHGVIFGGRTSDREPLIRAIDDIAEGVYDGLTLGAEATFAADGLDGQLRYDPMSMRPFMSYPEGAYAAHWLKVIGAAKNKPVFAHVNWFQKGDDGRFLWPGYRENLRPLVWLMQYRAGEVQGRRTPVGVLPLKDELLLEGLEIRPDDLDTVLSIDVPRWQQEIGFREEHLQQFDGLPEEIWEAHRRVAAALEAEAAQ; translated from the coding sequence ATGAGCGACATGGTGGATGTCGAGAAGGCACTCGACGAAGCAGGACTGACCAACTCGTACGTGCGGGACTACGTCGTGCACTGGGCCGGCGTCACCCGCCCGGACCGCATCGAGGTGGTCGGCGCGGCCGACGACGCGCGGCTGGTCGAGGAGGCCCTGGCGGCTGGCGAGCTGCTCCCGGCGGGGGAGGGGCTCTACTACTCCCGCAGCTACCACAAGGACACCGCGCGCTCCGAGGAGCGCACGATCGTGGCGACCAACGACCCCTCGGACAAGGGCGTCTACAACAACTGGAAGCCGGCTGAAGAGATGAAGCCGAAGCTCATCGAGCTGATGACCGGCGCGTCCGAGGGCAAGACGATGTATGTCATCCCCTACCTCATGTCGCCCAAGGGTGCGCCGCTCGAGCGGTTCGCCGCCGGTGTCGAGCTCACCGACAACCGCAACGTCGTGCTCCAGATGATCCGGATGTCGCGCGTCGGGGTCGAATACATCAACGACCTGGGTGACTCCTTCGTCAAGGCCGTGCACGTCACCGGCGACCTGGAGAACCTCGGTCAGGGCACCCCTGACGACAAGCGCTACTTCGTGACCGTCGCCGACGAGCGCACGATCCTGCACTTCGGCTCGTCGTACGGCGGCAACGCGCTGCTCGGCAAGATCGCCCACGGCCTGCGCCAGGGGGCGTACGACGGCTGGAAGAACGGCTTCCTGGTCGAGCAGTTCATGCTGCTCGGGATCACCGACAAGCAGACCGGCAAGAAGTACAACATCTGCGGCGGCTTCCCCTCGGCCTCGGGCAAGACCAACCTCGCGATGACGCTCGCGCCCGACGCGCTCGGCGACCGCTACCACGTGGAGTTCTACGGCGACGACATCGCCTGGATCTGGGTCGACGACAGCGGCACGCTGCGCGGCTTCAACCCCGAGAACGGCGTCTTCGGCGTCGCCAAGGACACCAACGAGAAGACCAACCCCACCGCGCTCGACTCGATCGTGCCCGGCACCGGGGCCATCTTCACCAACGTGGCCTACAACGAGAAGACGCACGAGGTGTGGTGGGAGGGTCGCGGCGAGAAGCCGACCGACCTCGACGGCTGGCTGGACTGGAAGGGCGAGCCCATCGCCGAGCGGTCGGCCGAGGACGCCGACGCTCCCTGGGCGCACCCCAACAGCCGCTTCACCACGACGCTGGCCAACGTGCCCAACGTCGCCGAGGACTTCGAGGACCCGGCCGGTGTCGAGATCCACGGCGTGATCTTCGGTGGCCGCACGAGCGACCGCGAGCCGCTGATCCGCGCGATCGACGACATCGCCGAGGGTGTGTACGACGGCCTGACGCTTGGCGCCGAGGCGACGTTCGCGGCCGACGGCCTCGACGGCCAGCTGCGCTACGACCCGATGTCGATGCGGCCGTTCATGTCCTACCCCGAGGGTGCGTACGCCGCCCACTGGCTCAAGGTGATCGGTGCCGCGAAGAACAAGCCGGTCTTCGCCCACGTCAACTGGTTCCAGAAGGGCGACGACGGCCGCTTCCTGTGGCCGGGCTACCGCGAGAACCTCCGCCCGCTGGTGTGGCTCATGCAGTACCGCGCCGGTGAGGTCCAGGGTCGGCGTACCCCGGTCGGCGTGCTGCCGCTGAAGGACGAGCTGCTGCTCGAGGGTCTCGAGATCCGTCCCGACGATCTCGACACCGTCCTCAGCATCGACGTCCCGCGCTGGCAGCAGGAGATCGGCTTCCGCGAGGAGCACCTCCAGCAGTTCGACGGGCTGCCGGAGGAGATCTGGGAGGCCCACCGCCGCGTGGCCGCCGCCCTGGAGGCCGAGGCCGCGCAGTAA
- a CDS encoding cobalt-precorrin-4/precorrin-4 C(11)-methyltransferase translates to MTVHFVGAGPGAADLLTVRATRLLAEAEVVLYPGTYLDSEVLAHCSARARLVDTQSLDLEAITRTIVEADRDGRRVVRLTSGDPSLYSALHEQTRRLDEAGVSWQVCPGVPAYAAAAALVGRELTVPHVAQSVVLTRTQARSTPMGEGERLTDFAATGATLVLHLAIIRTRSLIEELAPVVGVDCPVIVVHRASQPQEQVLRGTVADIADQVEEAGLRQAAVILVGRALARDGGESFLYSADRPRSGGQS, encoded by the coding sequence ATGACGGTCCACTTCGTCGGCGCCGGTCCCGGCGCCGCCGACCTGCTCACGGTGCGGGCGACGCGTCTGCTGGCCGAGGCCGAGGTGGTGCTCTACCCCGGCACGTACCTCGACTCCGAGGTGTTGGCGCACTGCAGCGCACGGGCCCGGCTGGTCGACACCCAGAGCCTCGACCTCGAGGCGATCACGAGGACGATCGTCGAGGCCGACCGCGACGGTCGCCGCGTCGTGCGGCTGACGTCGGGAGACCCGTCGCTCTACTCCGCGCTGCACGAGCAGACCCGCCGACTCGACGAGGCCGGCGTCTCCTGGCAGGTCTGCCCGGGCGTCCCGGCGTACGCCGCCGCGGCGGCGCTGGTCGGGCGCGAGCTCACGGTCCCGCACGTCGCACAGTCAGTCGTGCTGACCCGCACGCAGGCACGGTCCACACCGATGGGCGAGGGGGAGCGGCTCACTGACTTCGCCGCCACCGGCGCGACCTTGGTGCTCCACCTGGCGATTATCCGAACGCGGTCACTGATCGAGGAGCTGGCGCCCGTCGTCGGTGTCGACTGCCCGGTCATCGTTGTCCACCGCGCGAGCCAACCGCAGGAGCAGGTGCTGCGCGGCACCGTCGCCGACATCGCCGACCAGGTCGAGGAGGCAGGTCTGCGGCAGGCTGCAGTGATCCTCGTCGGGCGAGCCCTCGCGCGGGACGGGGGCGAGTCGTTCCTCTACAGCGCTGATCGACCCCGCAGCGGGGGCCAGAGCTGA
- a CDS encoding precorrin-8X methylmutase, which produces MTFETDLRPPRRHYEYVGRGAAIYRDSFATIRREADLSSVPAEAERLAVRMIHGSGQVDLTDDLLIDPRLVPRARAALEAGAPILCDATMVVRGVTRSRLPVDNDVLCLLEDPRVPDLADRWGTTRSAAAVSLWEPRLEGAVVAIGNAPTALFHLLEMLVDGAPRPAAIVGCPVGFIGAAESKQALADLATDHGIDIPFVTVRGRRGGSAMTSSALNAIAQEEE; this is translated from the coding sequence ATGACCTTCGAGACCGACCTCCGTCCACCCCGACGGCACTACGAGTACGTCGGCCGCGGCGCAGCGATCTACCGAGACTCCTTCGCCACGATCCGTCGTGAGGCCGACCTATCCTCGGTGCCTGCGGAGGCCGAGCGGCTGGCGGTACGCATGATCCACGGAAGCGGCCAGGTCGACCTGACCGACGACCTCCTCATCGATCCACGTCTCGTCCCCCGTGCCCGGGCGGCTCTGGAGGCTGGGGCACCGATCCTGTGCGACGCCACGATGGTCGTGCGCGGTGTGACGCGCAGCCGTCTGCCGGTGGACAACGACGTGCTCTGCCTGCTGGAGGACCCGCGTGTGCCAGATCTGGCCGACCGGTGGGGTACGACGAGGTCCGCTGCCGCGGTGTCGTTGTGGGAGCCCCGCCTCGAGGGTGCGGTCGTCGCGATCGGGAACGCTCCGACAGCCCTCTTCCACCTGTTGGAGATGCTGGTCGACGGCGCCCCGCGCCCGGCCGCGATCGTCGGCTGCCCCGTCGGCTTCATCGGAGCCGCTGAGTCCAAGCAGGCACTGGCCGACCTGGCCACCGACCACGGCATCGACATCCCGTTCGTCACCGTGCGCGGTCGACGCGGCGGGTCAGCGATGACCTCCTCCGCGCTCAACGCCATCGCCCAGGAGGAGGAATGA
- the cbiE gene encoding precorrin-6y C5,15-methyltransferase (decarboxylating) subunit CbiE → MPDIADPPSDAALTVIGIGADGSLDGAAEALVRDAEVVLGGRRHLAAVPVMPGQERLAWPTPLAEHLPSLLERVRGRRTVALASGDPMVSGIGTTLVRALGAAAVRIIPSISSAALARARMGWSAEESVVVGLVGRHESRLVREIAPGRRILLLTSGAETPAIVGALLVGAGCGDVAVTLLGDLGSAHETRARRTAREWVAVPAADVPPLHVLAVEIPASISDWHSTWVAGLPDDAFDHDGQLTKRDLRASALARLRPAPGQHLWDVGAGAGSVGIEWMRAHPTCHTTAVESDPDRAARIAHNAARLGVPDLVVVEGHAPDALAHLPRPDAVFIGGGATRPGVLDTCLAALALGGRLVVHGVTLETEALLAESYRTHGGELTRIAVESVAPVGNFTGWTPARTVTQWALTR, encoded by the coding sequence GTGCCCGACATCGCAGACCCCCCGTCCGATGCCGCACTGACCGTGATCGGGATCGGCGCCGACGGCAGCCTCGACGGCGCGGCCGAGGCTCTCGTGCGGGACGCCGAGGTGGTGCTCGGGGGGCGCCGCCACCTGGCCGCGGTCCCCGTCATGCCGGGACAAGAGCGCCTCGCGTGGCCCACACCGTTGGCCGAGCACCTTCCGTCGCTGCTCGAACGCGTGCGTGGTCGCCGGACCGTCGCGTTAGCCTCCGGCGACCCGATGGTCTCCGGGATCGGCACCACCCTGGTTCGGGCGCTCGGGGCCGCTGCGGTCCGCATCATCCCGAGCATCTCCTCCGCAGCGCTGGCGCGGGCCCGGATGGGGTGGTCGGCCGAGGAGTCCGTCGTTGTCGGTCTCGTCGGTCGGCACGAGTCGCGCTTGGTGCGCGAGATCGCTCCCGGGCGTCGGATCCTGTTGCTCACCTCCGGCGCCGAGACCCCCGCGATCGTCGGGGCGCTCCTGGTCGGGGCCGGTTGCGGAGATGTGGCGGTCACCCTGCTGGGCGATCTCGGCTCGGCACACGAGACGCGAGCACGTCGTACGGCACGGGAGTGGGTTGCCGTCCCCGCCGCGGACGTGCCACCCCTGCACGTCCTCGCCGTCGAGATCCCGGCGTCGATCAGCGACTGGCACTCGACGTGGGTCGCCGGACTCCCGGACGACGCCTTCGACCACGACGGACAGCTGACCAAGCGTGACCTTCGCGCCTCCGCACTGGCGCGGCTCCGGCCGGCACCGGGGCAACACCTGTGGGACGTCGGCGCCGGCGCCGGCTCGGTCGGCATCGAGTGGATGCGCGCTCACCCCACCTGCCACACCACGGCCGTCGAGTCCGATCCCGACCGGGCAGCGCGGATCGCCCACAACGCCGCTCGGCTAGGCGTGCCCGACCTCGTCGTCGTCGAGGGGCACGCGCCCGACGCGCTGGCCCACCTGCCGCGCCCGGATGCGGTCTTCATCGGCGGTGGCGCCACCCGGCCCGGAGTCCTCGACACCTGCCTCGCGGCCTTGGCACTTGGAGGCCGGCTCGTCGTGCACGGCGTGACCCTGGAGACCGAAGCCCTCCTGGCCGAGTCCTATCGCACACACGGCGGCGAGCTGACCCGGATCGCGGTCGAGTCCGTTGCCCCCGTGGGCAACTTCACCGGGTGGACGCCCGCGCGCACGGTGACGCAGTGGGCGCTGACCCGCTGA
- the cobO gene encoding cob(I)yrinic acid a,c-diamide adenosyltransferase: MPKGQPLTIPDDGLTTRQRRNRPLLMVHTGEGKGKSTAAFGLALRGWNQGWNTGVFQFVKSAKWRIGEQTVLERLGELHAETGEGGPVEWHKMGAGWSWSKKQGDEEDHARAAAEGWQEIKRRLAAEAHDLYVLDEFTYPIAWGWVDADDVAQTLRDRPGRQHVVVTGRRAAPALLDVADLVTDMTKVKHPMDTGQKGQRGIEW, translated from the coding sequence ATGCCCAAGGGACAGCCGCTCACCATCCCCGACGACGGACTCACCACCCGCCAGCGTCGCAACCGGCCGCTGCTGATGGTCCACACCGGTGAGGGCAAGGGGAAGTCCACCGCCGCCTTCGGGCTGGCGCTGCGCGGGTGGAACCAGGGCTGGAACACCGGGGTCTTCCAGTTCGTGAAGTCGGCCAAGTGGCGCATCGGGGAGCAGACCGTCCTGGAGCGTCTCGGTGAGCTGCACGCCGAGACCGGCGAGGGCGGCCCCGTCGAGTGGCACAAGATGGGCGCCGGCTGGTCGTGGTCGAAGAAGCAGGGTGACGAGGAGGACCACGCGCGCGCCGCAGCGGAGGGCTGGCAGGAGATCAAGCGTCGGCTGGCGGCCGAGGCTCACGACTTGTACGTGCTGGACGAGTTCACCTATCCCATCGCCTGGGGATGGGTCGACGCCGACGATGTCGCGCAGACGTTGCGGGACCGGCCCGGACGTCAGCACGTGGTGGTCACCGGGCGCCGCGCCGCGCCCGCGCTGCTCGACGTCGCCGACCTCGTCACCGACATGACCAAGGTCAAGCACCCGATGGACACCGGACAGAAGGGCCAACGGGGGATCGAGTGGTGA
- a CDS encoding ArsR/SmtB family transcription factor produces the protein MPTSVPLYEAKAELFRTLGHPTRIRVLEILQRGPTTVREMLEILGLEPSTLSQQLAVLRRAGLVSSHREASTVRYALATPDVADLLSTGRRILGSTLANSRDLLDELGETS, from the coding sequence ATGCCCACCAGCGTGCCGCTCTATGAGGCCAAGGCTGAGCTGTTCCGCACCCTGGGTCACCCCACGCGGATCCGGGTGCTCGAGATCCTGCAGCGCGGCCCGACCACGGTGCGCGAGATGCTGGAGATCCTCGGCCTGGAGCCGTCCACGCTCTCGCAGCAGCTGGCGGTGCTCCGCCGCGCAGGCCTGGTCTCCTCGCACCGCGAGGCGTCCACGGTGCGCTATGCCCTCGCCACCCCGGACGTCGCCGACCTGCTCAGCACCGGCCGACGGATCCTGGGCAGCACGCTGGCCAACTCGCGCGACCTGCTCGACGAGCTCGGCGAGACGTCCTGA
- the cobA gene encoding uroporphyrinogen-III C-methyltransferase encodes MNSLAPLAPGCVALVGGGPGDAGLMTVAGRAAIEQADVLLVDHLAPSGALAWAGSAAEVIDVSKLPRGAFTSQERINELLVEHARGGRRVVRLKGGDSFVFGRGMEEVLACAEAGVPTRVIPGVTSAVAVPALAGIPVTHRGVVHGFSVISGHVPPDDPTCGLDYGALVGSGTSLVVLMGVANLSAIADELLVHGLPADTPAAVVARGGHPDQEVRAASLDRIAAAATGIEPPAVTVIGEVARFAVPTLAPFHPALLEETR; translated from the coding sequence GTGAACAGCCTGGCGCCGCTCGCGCCCGGCTGCGTGGCCCTCGTCGGAGGCGGTCCCGGAGACGCCGGGCTCATGACGGTGGCCGGCCGCGCGGCGATCGAGCAGGCCGACGTCCTGCTGGTCGACCACCTGGCGCCCTCCGGTGCGCTCGCGTGGGCCGGCTCCGCGGCCGAAGTGATCGACGTCAGCAAGCTGCCGCGCGGCGCCTTCACCTCCCAGGAGCGGATCAACGAGCTCCTCGTCGAGCATGCCCGGGGCGGGCGGCGGGTTGTTCGGCTCAAGGGCGGCGACAGCTTCGTGTTCGGCCGTGGCATGGAGGAGGTGCTCGCCTGCGCTGAGGCGGGCGTCCCCACCCGCGTCATCCCGGGCGTCACCTCCGCGGTCGCGGTCCCGGCCCTCGCCGGCATCCCGGTCACGCACCGCGGTGTCGTACACGGCTTCAGCGTCATCTCCGGCCACGTGCCGCCCGACGATCCCACCTGCGGTCTCGACTATGGCGCGCTCGTCGGCTCCGGGACCAGTCTGGTGGTGCTGATGGGTGTGGCCAACCTGTCGGCGATCGCTGATGAGCTTCTCGTCCACGGTCTGCCCGCGGACACGCCGGCTGCGGTGGTGGCGCGCGGTGGCCACCCGGATCAGGAGGTCCGCGCTGCGTCCCTGGACCGGATCGCCGCTGCTGCAACCGGGATCGAGCCGCCCGCGGTGACCGTGATCGGCGAGGTCGCACGGTTCGCCGTACCCACCCTTGCCCCCTTCCACCCCGCTCTGCTCGAGGAGACCCGCTGA
- a CDS encoding nitrite reductase, protein MARLRLPGGRLQADSLTAVIRFAERYGDGRVRVTTRSNLQVRGLPAAPGTERLADDVLADLERTGLLPSRAHDLARNVMASPQTGLAGGRADVRPVVAALDAAICADPALAGLPGRFLFVLDDGRGDLLERSCDLGLVALDAHRAQVRVGAGWGPVVPLAAAPAALVTLAREFLSRRGSGPAAAWHVTELDHPLTDAHPPDQRLPSPAPPLPYGEVPGGFHQRVPDGGLDRAAVSRLTDAPVLIVTPWRGVLIPEET, encoded by the coding sequence TTGGCGCGCCTGCGTCTGCCGGGCGGCCGTCTGCAGGCGGACTCCCTGACGGCGGTCATCCGATTCGCCGAACGGTACGGCGACGGCCGGGTGCGGGTGACCACCCGCAGCAATCTTCAGGTGCGCGGATTGCCCGCAGCGCCGGGCACGGAGCGCCTGGCCGACGACGTCCTCGCGGACCTGGAACGGACGGGGCTCCTGCCCAGCCGCGCCCACGACCTCGCGCGGAACGTGATGGCCTCGCCGCAAACGGGCCTGGCGGGCGGCCGTGCGGACGTGCGACCCGTGGTGGCGGCTCTCGACGCTGCGATCTGCGCGGACCCGGCCCTCGCAGGCCTGCCGGGTCGCTTCCTGTTCGTTCTCGACGACGGCCGAGGCGACCTGCTCGAGCGCAGCTGTGACCTCGGCTTGGTAGCCCTCGACGCGCATCGCGCACAGGTGCGGGTCGGTGCGGGATGGGGGCCGGTCGTGCCACTCGCGGCGGCGCCCGCCGCGCTGGTCACGCTCGCCCGCGAGTTCCTCTCACGGCGCGGCAGCGGCCCCGCGGCGGCCTGGCACGTCACCGAGCTCGATCACCCGCTCACCGATGCCCATCCACCTGACCAGCGACTTCCGTCGCCGGCACCCCCACTGCCGTACGGCGAAGTTCCCGGTGGGTTCCACCAACGCGTCCCCGATGGGGGCCTCGACCGGGCCGCCGTGAGCCGGCTCACCGACGCACCCGTCCTCATCGTCACGCCGTGGCGCGGCGTCCTGATCCCCGAGGAGACCTGA